From one Hordeum vulgare subsp. vulgare unplaced genomic scaffold, MorexV3_pseudomolecules_assembly, whole genome shotgun sequence genomic stretch:
- the LOC123420211 gene encoding DNA-directed RNA polymerase subunit beta encodes MLRNGNEGMSTIPGFSQIQFEGFFRFINQALAEELDKFPTIKDPDHEIAFQLFAKGYQLLEPSIKERDAVYESLTYSSELYVSARLIFGFDVQKQTISIGNIPIMNSLGTFIINGIYRIVINQILLSPGIYYRSELDHKGISIYTGTIISDWGGRSELAIDKKERIWARVSRKQKISILVLSSAMGSNLREILDNVSYPEIFLSFPNAKEKKRIESKEKAILEFYQQFACVGGDLVFSESLCEELQKKFFQQKCELGRIGRRNMNRRLNLDIPQNNTFLLPRDVLAATDHLIGMKFGTGILDDDDMNHLKNKRIRSVADLLQDQFGLALGRLQHAVQKTIRRVFIRQSKPTPQTLVTPTSTSILLITTYETFFGTYPLSQVFDQTNPLTQTVHGRKVSCLGPGGLTGRTASFRSRDIHPSHYGRICPIDTSEGINVGLTGSLAIHARIDHLWGSIESPFYEISAEKAKEKKERQVVYLSPNRDEYYMIAAGNSLSLNQGIQEEQVVPARYRQEFLTIAWEQIHVRSIFPFQYFSIGGSLIPFIEHNDANRALMSSNMQRQAVPLSRSEKCIVGTGLERQTALDSRVSVIAEREGKIISTDSHKILLSSSGKTISIPLVNHRRSNKNTCMHQKPRVPRGKSIKKGQILAEGAATVGGELALGKNVLVAYMPWEGYNFEDAVLISERLVYEDIYTSFHIRKYEIQTDTTSQGSAEKITKEIPHLEEHLLRNLDKNGVVRLGSWVETGDILVGKLTPQIASESSYIAEAGLLRAIFGLEVSTSKETSLKLPIGGRGRVIDVKWIQRDPLDIMVRVYILQKREIKVGDKVAGRHGNKGIISKILPRQDMPYLQDGTPVDMVFNPLGVPSRMNVGQIFESSLGLAGDLLKKHYRIAPFDERYEQEASRKLVFSELYEASKETKNPWVFEPEYPGKSRIFDGRTGDPFEQPVLIGKSYILKLIHQVDEKIHGRSTGPYSLVTQQPVRGRAKQGGQRVGEMEVWALEGFGVAHILQEILTYKSDHLIARQEILNATIWGKRIPNHEDPPESFRVLVRELRSLALELNHFLVSEKNFQVNREEV; translated from the coding sequence ATGCTCCGGAATGGAAACGAGGGAATGTCCACAATACCCGGATTTAGTCAGATCCAATTCGAGGGATTTTTTAGGTTCATTAATCAAGCCTTGGCAGAAGAACTTGACAAGTTTCCAACAATTAAAGATCCAGATCACGAAATTGCATTTCAATTATTTGCGAAAGGATATCAATTGCTAGAACCCTCGATAAAAGAAAGAGATGCTGTGTATGAATCACTCACCTATTCTTCCGAATTATATGTATCTGCGAGATTAATTTTTGGTTTCGATGTGCAAAAGCAAACCATTTCTATCGGAAACATTCCTATAATGAATTCCTTAGGAACCTTTATTATAAATGGAATATACCGAATTGTGATCAATCAAATATTGCTAAGTCCTGGTATTTACTACCGCTCGGAATTAGATCATAAGGGAATTTCTATCTACACCGGGACTATAATATCAGATTGGGGAGGGAGATCGGAAttagcaattgataaaaaagAAAGGATATGGGCTCGCGTgagtagaaaacaaaagataTCTATTCTAGTTCTATCATCAGCTATGGGTTCGAATCTAAGAGAAATTCTAGATAATGTTTCCTACCCTGAAATTTTCTTGTCTTTCCCGaatgctaaggagaagaagaggattgAGTCAAAAGAAAAAGCTATTTTGGAGTTTTATCAACAATTTGCTTGTGTAGGTGGGGACCTGGTATTTTCGGAGTCCTTATGCGAGGAATTACAAAAGAAATTTTTTCAACAAAAATGTGAATTAGGAAGGATTGGTCGACGAAATATGAATCGGAGACTTAATCTTGATATACCTCAGAACAATACATTCTTGTTACCACGAGATGTATTGGCCGCTACGGATCATTTGATTGGAATGAAATTTGGAACGGGTATACTTGACGATGACGATATGAATCACTTGAAAAATAAACGTATTCGTTCGGTTGCGGATCTGTTACAAGATCAATTCGGATTGGCTCTTGGTCGTTTACAACATGCAGTTCAAAAAACTATTCGTAGAGTATTCATACGTCAATCGAAACCGACTCCCCAAACTTTGGTAACTCCAACTTCAACTTCAATTTTATTAATAACTACTTATGAGACCTTTTTTGGCACATACCCATTATCTCAAGTTTTTGATCAAACGAATCCATTGACACAAACTGTTCATGGGCGAAAAGTGAGTTGTTTAGGTCCTGGAGGGTTGACGGGGAGAACCGCAAGTTTTCGGAGCCGAGATATTCATCCGAGTCACTATGGGCGTATTTGTCCAATTGACACGTCTGAAGGAATCAATGTTGGACTTACTGGATCCTTAGCAATTCATGCGAGAATTGATCACTTGTGGGGATCTATAGAGAGTCCGTTTTATGAAATATCTGctgagaaagcaaaagaaaaaaaagagagacagGTGGTTTATCTATCACCAAATAGAGATGAGTATTATATGATAGCAGCAGGAAATTCTTTGTCCTTGAATCAAGGTATTCAGGAAGAACAGGTTGTTCCAGCTAGATACCGCCAAGAATTCTTGACTATTGCATGGGAACAGATTCATGTTAGAAGTATTTTTCCTTTCCAATATTTTTCTATTGGGGGTTCTCTCATTCCTTTTATTGAGCACAATGATGCGAATCGGGCTTTAATGAGTTCTAATATGCAGCGCCAAGCAGTTCCACTTTCTCGGTCCGAGAAATGCATTGTTGGAACTGGATTGGAACGCCAAACAGCTCTAGATTCGAGGGTTTCCGTTATAGCCGAACGCGAGGGAAAGATCATTTCTACTGATAGTCATAAGATACTTTTATCAAGTAGTGGGAAGACTATAAGTATTCCTTTAGTTAACCACCGTCGCTCTAACAAAAATACTTGTATGCACCAAAAACCTCGGGTTCCACGGGGTAAATCCATTAAAAAAGGACAAATTTTAGCAGAAGGAGCTGCTACAGTTGGGGGGGAACTTGCTTTAGGAAAAAACGTATTAGTAGCTTATATGCCATGGGAAGGTTACAATTTTGAAGACGCAGTACTAATTAGCGAACGTTTGGTATATGAGGATATTTATACCTCTTTTCACATCCGGAAATATGAAATTCAGACGGATACGACAAGCCAGGGCTCCGCTGAAAAAATCACTAAAGAAATACCACATCTAGAAGAACATTTACTCCGCAATTTGGACAAAAATGGAGTTGTTAGGTTGGGATCCTGGGTAGAAACTGGTGATATTTTAGTAGGTAAATTAACGCCTCAGATAGCGAGCGAATCATCATATATCGCAGAAGCTGGATTATTACGGGCCATATTCGGCCTTGAGGTTTCCACTTCAAAAGAAACTTCTCTGAAATTACCTATAGGTGGAAGAGGGCGCGTTATCGATGTGAAATGGATCCAAAGGGACCCCCTCGACATAATGGTTCGTGTATATATTTTACAGAAACGTGAAATCAAAGTTGGGGATAAAGTAGCCGGAAGACATGGGAATAAAGGGATCATTTCCAAAATTTTGCCTAGGCAAGATATGCCCTATTTGCAAGATGGAACACCCGTTGATATGGTCTTCAATCCCTTAGGAGTACCCTCCCGAATGAATGTGGGACAAATATTTGAAAGCTCGCTCGGATTAGCGGGGGATCTGCTAAAGAAACATTATAGAATAGCACCCTTTGATGAGAGATATGAGCAAGAGGCTTCAAGAAAACTTGTGTTTTCAGAATTATATGAAGCCagtaaagaaacaaaaaatcCATGGGTATTTGAACCCGAGTACCCGGGAAAAAGCAGAATATTTGATGGAAGAACAGGCGACCCCTTTGAGCAACCTGTTCTAATAGGGAAGTCCTATATCTTAAAATTAATTCATCAAGTTGATGAGAAAATTCATGGGCGTTCTACTGGGCCCTACTCACTTGTTACACAACAACCGGTTAGAGGAAGAGCCAAGCAAGGGGGACAACGAGTAGGAGAAATGGAAGTTTGGGCTTTAGAAGGATTTGGTGTTGCTCATATTTTACAAGAGATACTTACTTATAAATCTGACCATCTTATAGCTCGCCAAGAAATACTTAATGCTACGATCTGGGGAAAAAGAATACCTAATCATGAGGATCCTCCAGAATCTTTTCGAGTGCTCGTTCGAGAACTACGATCTTTGGCTCTAGAACTGAATCATTTCCTTGTATCTGAAAAGAACTTCCAGGTTAATAGGGAGGAAGTTTGA